In one window of Leptidea sinapis chromosome 9, ilLepSina1.1, whole genome shotgun sequence DNA:
- the LOC126965908 gene encoding uncharacterized protein LOC126965908: protein MDPQFLLKDEVEFELACRGYTYPGLVSALKIILKKMLEAESSMIVSYEIKSPQASITTPGLELDICSDKISNVMRYVSELKEKPDKQLYKRLVSRLCHIVNRLKLAAPTEEEDRDRRNILLDKAVITLKDLEGKDDILDGEEITPEMKEALHNSIGEDSKKILNLLKEENMMTKPMASTSKELHGVLVEEDQILKDSLEHKKVCFAQEDFESPTFHGKKRNSKLFNSTSFEETRPVRKLVPISQWGVHFYGDNKFSVNAFIERVEELQEARNATEDDLWRHAIDFFKDDALIWFRANREFISTWNELVILLKRTFQSPYYQEELLTEAKARTQGTENVSLLIRTRFSL, encoded by the exons atggatcctcaatttttgttaaaagatGAAGTCGAATTCGAACTTGCGTGTCGGGGGTATACTTATCCAGGCTTAGTTTCAGCTcttaaaattatcttaaaaaaaatgttagaagCTGAAAGCTCAATGATAGTCTCTTATGAAATAAAGTCACCGCAAGCATCTATTACCACCCCGGGGCTAGAACTAGACATTTGTTCAGACAAAATAAGCAATGTTATGCGTTATGTCTCAGAGTTAAAAGAAAAGCCAGATAAACAGTTGTACAAACGTCTAGTTTCTCGTTTGTGTCACATTGTCAACAGATTGAAATTGGCCGCGCCTACGGAAGAGGAAGACAGAGATAGGCGTAACATACTATTAGATAAGGccgttataactttaaaagatttagagGGCAAAGACGACATACTGGATGGGGAGGAAATAACTCCGGAAATGAAAGAGGCTTTACATAACTCCATAGGTGAGGAtagtaaaaaaattttaaatcttttaaaggaaGAAAATATGATGACGAAACCTATGGCATCTACGTCTAAGGAATTGCACGGAGTGTTAGTAGAAGAAGatcaaattttaaaagattCTTTAGAACACAAAAAGGTATGTTTTGCGCAAGAGGACTTTGAAAGTCCAACTTTTCATGGCAAAAAGCgaaactctaaattatttaattccacTTCATTCGAGGAGACTCGACCAGTACGCAAGCTTGTACCTATAAGTCAATGGGGTGTCCATTTTTATGGTGACAATAAATTTAGCGTGAATGCTTTTATTGAACGGGTTGAGGAACTTCAGGAGGCTAGGAACGCAACTGAGGATGATTTATGGCGTCAtgcaattgatttttttaaggatGATGCGTTAATTTGGTTTCGTGCAAATAGAGAGTTTATAAGTACTTGGAATGAGCTGGTAATCTTGCTTAAACGGACATTTCAATCTCCTTACTACCAAGAGGAACTATTGACCGAAGCAAAAGCTAGAACACAAG GAACCGAAAACGTCAGTTTACTCATTAGAACCCGATTTAGCTTATAA